GCAGTATCACTGTATGTGAGCTCACCGCCCGCCCGCGCGCCAACCGCTAACGGAAAAAAAAACGACTTCGCCGGCCCGCCCGGCCGCCGAGCTTACCGCGTCACGCACCGTGCATGGACAGGATCCCACGAGCTCGGAATAGCAGTGGTCCAAGTCTCGCATCGCACGGTGGAGGTGCCCCGCGCCCCGCGACGCGCTGTCAGGCTCCGATCCCCGCTCCACACTCTGGCTTGGCCTCTGCCGCTTGCCTCCATGCCTTGGCGTCTAGCATTTACTATTTAGACGAGGTGCGTGTGGGCGGCAGGGCAGCAGCCACCTCCTCCCGCGTGCTCTCCACTCCCAGCCCCCCGGGGACTACTACAGCACTAGGCTTGGTTGGCCACAGCCGCGACACTGCTCCGCTCTGCAAAGCATTGCCTGGTTTCTTGGCATGGCCGCCGCGGGGACGCAGCAGCTGGGTCGGCTTCTCGGCGGTCTCTGGTTCCTGGCAGCGTTGTTGCGGCCGGGCGGCGCTGCGGCGGCCGGGCAGCCGTCGGTGGCCACCGTCGATGCGCGGCTCGCCGTCGCGGCGACCGGGGAGGACTTCGTGTGCGCGACATTGGACTGGTGGCCGCCGGACAAGTGCGACTACGGCACCTGCGCCTGGGGCCGCGCCGGCCTGCTCAACCTGGTGAGTGACAACTGACGACACGGCCGCGTAATTAAGACCCTGTTTGTTCGTGGTCCAAGCCAAGGACACGCGAGACGCGAGCTCAGCTGGCTGACGCGCAGTTTCTGTCTCTCCTCTCGCGCAGGATCTCTCCAACAAGGTCCTGCTCAATGCCGTCAGAGGTAGGCGACGACCGGAGGCGGCCGTGGCCCCTCCGCTGTATCGAGGGGTTCTCCCAATCCCCCATCCCAGTAGCTCTTTGCCAATGCGGTGGTGAATTTTGTTTGTTTCAGCCTTCTCGCCGCCGCTGGTGCTCCGCCTGGGAGGGTCGCTGCAGGACAAGGTGGTGTACGGCACCGCGGACCTCGGCGGGCGGCCGTGCGCGCCGTTCGCCAAGAACGTGTCGGAGATGCACGGCTTCACCCAGGGCTGCCTGCCCCTGCGCAGGTGGGACGAGCTCAACGCCTTCTTCCAGAAATCTGCGTGAGTTTTCATCGATTTCAGCCACTGAATTTTCAGTTCTGTGCTCCTCTTTGGGCTGTGAGAAATTCATCGGGCGGTGCATGTTGCAGTGCCAAGATTGTGTTCGGGCTCAACGCGCTAAATGGCCGCGTTCCGTTGCCTGATGGATCCGTGGGAGGGCCATGGGATTACACCAATGCGGCGTCACTGATTCGGTACACCGCGAACAAGGGCTACCGAATTCATGGGTGGGAGCTTGGTATGTTGTTTTATTGTGCATTTCATCATGCTAGTTGGTTCGAAATGCCCCTACTGTCTGGTCTGAAAGTGATAATTTTTAATGATGTATAACTTGTTTCTGAAAGTCTCTTTTCATATGCCTGGTCTCAAAGTGAGAATTTTTAATGCACAACTTGTTTCTGAAAGGCTCTATTCAGTATGTCTATCTATTTTCAGAGAAGGGCTAGAGTTTCTGTTCAAACATCTTTTCAGTGTTCTCTAGTTTTCTGAAATTATTGATGTTGACATGTGAAATGTCCAATCTTTAGGACAGTAGCATGTGTGGTTAGGCTGCCTAATACCAATTTCTGAATTATCCACAGCttttatacctaataataaataaCATTTTGGGTCCCCCCAATTTtgaaaataattctccaaaaaaaAATTAGAGTCACTAGCTACAATTTCAATAAAAAATGCAGGAAATGAACTCAGTGGTACTGGAGTAGGAACTCGGGTTGGCGCGGACCAATATGCTGCAGATGTGATCGCCCTAAAAAAACTAATCGACGACATATACCGAAGCAATCCATCAAAACCATTGGTGCTTGCTCCTGGAGGATTCTTTGACCAAGCCTGGTTTAGCCAACTTATTGACAAAACCAAGCCAAATCTACTGAATGTGATCACCCACCACATTTACAATTTAGGACCAGGTATACTCACAGCTATTTACTTGCGGATAATTTGGTTGATGCAAACAGAGCTGAAAAACAATTTGCTGAACTGAACATCGCAGGAAAGGACACGCATCTGATTGACAAGATCCTCAATCCATCAACCCTCGACGGAATGATAGGCACATTCAGCAATCTTCAGGGGATGCTGAAATCCGCAGGAACATCGACCGTCGCATGGGTTGGGGAAGCTGGAGGCGCTTACAATAGTGGACGGCACCTTGTCACTGATGCATTTGTGTTCAGCTTCTGGTAAGCTAACAAGTTCTCCGGTGTCAAATTCTGTTTAGCTGTTCTTGGATATGTTTTTGAGCTCGTTTtggttattttttttttcaaggtTTTTAGATCAGCTTGGGATGTCAGCAAAGTATGACACAAAGAGCTACTGCAGACAGAGTTTGATTGGTGGCAACTACGGCCTGCTAAATACCACAACGTTCCAACCAAACCCTGACTATTACAGGTAAAAATACATAATGTTCTTAATGGCTAAAGTAGTATAGTAGGTATAAACACTTGACGAAAAACTTAGCCTTGTACCGACGAAAAGAACTTGTCTTGTGCTGGAGTACAAGAAGATTGGATGCATCGAACAAGATATAATCCTTTGTCCTAAATGCATAGAACTACCCCCAATTGCTAAAAAGGTTGATCTTGcagaacaaaaaagaaaaacaaagttgCCGATTTGTCACTTCAATGACAGATTCCTCCCAACTTTCTGTGCAGTGCTTTACTGTGGCATCGCCTCATGGGAACCAAAGTTCTAGCAACAACATTCAGCGGCACGAACAAGATCCGCGCATATGCGCACTGCGCAAGAGATTCAGTAAGCAATTCAGTACCTATTTCATCAGCAACATCACATCGGCAGCCAAAAAAACCTTCGTCTCCTAAAGAATTCACGCTCAATCTTTACTCTGCGTGCGTCCTCCTCGTCCAGCCAGGAATCACTCTACTGCTGATCAACCTCAGCGGCAACACGACGACCCAGGTCTCAGTGACGGTGACGACCCAAGGGACGGTAGCGGCGCACAAGCATGGCGCAAGGAAGCACGTCGGCGGCAGGAAGTTCCGGCACGTCCACGGCCCCAGCTTCACCGGCGTCGACGAGGCAGCCGGCGCCGTGAGAGATGAGTACCATCTCACCCCCAAGGACGGCAACCTGAGGAGCCAGGTCATGCTGCTGAACGGCAGGGCGTTGGCCACCGACGCGGCGGGGAACATCCCGACACTGGAGGCTGTCAAGGTGGATGCGGCACAGCCCATCGCTGTGGCGCCGTACTCCATCGTGTTCGCTCGCATTTCACATTTCAGTGCCCCGGCATGTAGTTAGAGTAGTAGCTAGATGGGTAGTAGATTCATAATGGGTTTGGCGTGATTGGTGATGATGGACAGCTAAGCTTTCCATCTGGTAAGATGAGGTGAAATGAGGTACAAGGCATCTATCGAAAGAAAAGGGATGCAATTCAAGGGTgagtttgttttctttttattcttaGAATTGTAGAAGGTTGAAGAAATTATGATGAACAACGATGGGAAGGGGAAAGGCTCGTTCCCATTGTCTTTCAGTTCATGGTTGGAAACACCAGTGAAACATATTTGAGAGTGGTATTGGCAAAATTTGCTGAGTTCAAGGAAAGTATCAACTTTTCAAAAGCAAAAATGGAAAGCATCTAAGAACTTTGCTTGGAACCAAAGAAATTCCAGAATATTGTGGTGCACCGAGAAAAAGGAGAATTTGATTTGACTTCAAGTTTCAAGGTCTGTTTGGAAAAGAGGAATTCAAAACAGAGAAAATGAATAAAACACAGGAATATGAAACGTGTGTACgttgaaaataaataaagaattgaaaaacacatgaattttaTAGGAACCGGCGGTTGGAACACGGGAACATAAGACATGTTTATTCCTCCATTCTATTGAACAAGGACTTATCATCCCTCCATTCACATGTAGGAAAATTTTCCAAGAGTTCGGAGTGGATGTTTTATTTCCTCCATTTTATAAAAAGCAAGTATTTCTATAGGAAAGGAAAACTTCATTCCTCCGTTCCAAACACTATGTGATGCAagcaaaacaaagatattagatTACTTTGAAATTACTccaatccaaacagggccttggGTTCTTTTATGAACTCGTCGGCAGCAGCCATGACAGTATACAAAAAGCATTCGTATTCCGCAATAACGAAGAGCATAACATTGGATGATTGGAATGGGCATCAACAGAGCAATACAGAGTTACCACCAGTACAATGCAACAATCATGTATCATTGTTCAAAGATTTCAACATCATCGCCATCATCAAAGGGACTGGGAAAATTTGCCAGACGCAGGACATCTGTTCTCTTCTACGTGGAGCTACAGGGAGTAAGAGTAAGGCTAACAGTAACGCCTCCAGGAGGCCCAAAGAGAAAATACGAACAGCAGCAGCAATCCTGAAACAATGAGACCAAAAAAACAGCAGTGCAGCAAGACGGCTAGCGCACAATACACAAGAACCGGTGATTTGGCAGGAGTTATTCGAGATGTCCACGGTCTGTTGATCGTATACTTCTGCTGTGCTTGGTGTGGCCCTTACAGATACTTGAACAGAATGCCACCTTGGGTGGCAAAGAAGGGG
The nucleotide sequence above comes from Miscanthus floridulus cultivar M001 chromosome 18, ASM1932011v1, whole genome shotgun sequence. Encoded proteins:
- the LOC136521231 gene encoding heparanase-like protein 3, whose amino-acid sequence is MAAAGTQQLGRLLGGLWFLAALLRPGGAAAAGQPSVATVDARLAVAATGEDFVCATLDWWPPDKCDYGTCAWGRAGLLNLDLSNKVLLNAVRAFSPPLVLRLGGSLQDKVVYGTADLGGRPCAPFAKNVSEMHGFTQGCLPLRRWDELNAFFQKSAAKIVFGLNALNGRVPLPDGSVGGPWDYTNAASLIRYTANKGYRIHGWELGNELSGTGVGTRVGADQYAADVIALKKLIDDIYRSNPSKPLVLAPGGFFDQAWFSQLIDKTKPNLLNVITHHIYNLGPGKDTHLIDKILNPSTLDGMIGTFSNLQGMLKSAGTSTVAWVGEAGGAYNSGRHLVTDAFVFSFWFLDQLGMSAKYDTKSYCRQSLIGGNYGLLNTTTFQPNPDYYSALLWHRLMGTKVLATTFSGTNKIRAYAHCARDSPGITLLLINLSGNTTTQVSVTVTTQGTVAAHKHGARKHVGGRKFRHVHGPSFTGVDEAAGAVRDEYHLTPKDGNLRSQVMLLNGRALATDAAGNIPTLEAVKVDAAQPIAVAPYSIVFARISHFSAPACS